A genomic window from Haliaeetus albicilla chromosome 10, bHalAlb1.1, whole genome shotgun sequence includes:
- the ARHGEF11 gene encoding rho guanine nucleotide exchange factor 11 isoform X5, with the protein MSVRPPQALDSSRPGSKRHLPRLSSLSSLGDSSSERRSPGHHRQPSDSSETTGLVQRCVIIQKDQHGFGFTVSGDRVVLVQSVRPGGAAMRAGVQEGDRIVKVNGTMVTNSSHLEVVKLIKSGAYVALTLLGSPPPSVGLSSSQQDVSTVGAPRITPACPPPPPPSPLPLPQRITDPKPLQDPEVQKHATQILRNMLRQEEAELQRFYEAYSRNPATAVEEQIEGARRRVSQLQLKILQETGGFMDSGRLCGDSGLAGLRVMEGRLSLDSQDGDSGLESGTERFPSVNEISLNRNSVLSDHGLDSPRTSPVITARLFQHHRRQGSDTPFTPSAEQGLDRTGQPLIIGPEEDYDPGYFNNECDSLFQDLGKLKSRPAHLGVFLRYIFSQADPSPLLFYLCTDVCQQTTAKDSRGLGKDIWNIFLDRNAPLRVKVSEQLLAEIETRLRNGDDVRAALFEAQEMVMPEIQEQIQDYRTKRTMGLGSLYGENDLLDLDGDPQKERQVAEKQLAQLGDILSKYEEDRSSPMAFALSTYMNHTGIRSREPRVAGTSEKAQSLPDRDKWLPFFPKTKKSSSTKKDKDAMEDKKRNPILKYIGKPKISSQSTFHVPLSPVEVKPGNVRNIIQHFENNQHYESQESGTQRLSTGSFPEDLLESDGSRAEVKLGRSESLKGREEMKKSRKAENVPRSRSDVDMDAAAEATRLHQSASSSASSLSTRSLENPTPPYTPKMGRRSIESPNLGFGVDTFLPHLLEDEQGQLSDLEPELDSQNWQHMVSRELVANLPQKEIDRQEVINELFATEGSHLRILRVLDLLFYQRMKKESLLSREELALLFPNLPDLIEIHNSLSESMKKLREEGPIIKEIGDLMLSRFDGLAKEEIQQVAADFCSYQSIALELIKTKQRKETRFQIFMQEAESNPQCRRLQLKDLIISEMQRLTKYPLLLENIIKHTEAGTSEHDKLCRARDQCRDILKYVNEAVKQAENRHRLEGYQKRLDATSLERTSNPLAAEFKSLDLTSRRMIHEGPLTWRISKDKTVDLHVLLLEDLLVLLQKQDEKLVLKCHSKTALGSSDNKQTFSPVLKLNSVLIRSVATDKRALFIICTSELGPQIYELVALTSSEKNTWMELLEEAVQSATRNATFPPKRRTPEPTRAASSGLMLQDPDVSPILSRGTSSGAEAEDCSSADDNPTVLLGREKPPVLLEESVSSDVEEGEEELPAAPLPTGTDLEVADTLPTKLPGPPMRLPLPGPVSMEGLAEAALEDVENLRLLILRRLLPCRDAEPEDDLTPTPSVIGGAGQAWDSVLSSQDSASQEVLAEPPNTAEDTKLQSSREEMDETAPAAEAPSSYKVVRKAQVEGAKEATPLPGSSQSETELQEGGGTNVDGNYFYVSMPAEPPQPLDPDPMPPPSPPQGSPQEAPTHPSPTEGSLDPPAPLRDVDLIFRTIEQLTLKLNRLKAVETAHRELLQSLGHSSSTDATPLGGSAPEMDGWSQQPPNPDGDSPLSRALRSLQGPTTNAPGSRAPLAEDPAHDVGL; encoded by the exons CAGCCGACCGGGCAGCAAGAGGCACCTGCCCAG gtTAAGCAGCCTGTCTTCCCTGGGTGATTCGTCTTCAGAGCGGAGGTCTCCCGGGCACCACCGCCAGCCCTCAGACTCCTCCGAAACTACAG gTCTGGTCCAGCGCTGCGTCATCATCCAGAAGGACCAGCATGGCTTTGGCTTCACTGTCAGTGGGGACCGTGTCGTGCTGGTGCAGTCGGTGCGACCAG GGGGGGCAGCTATGAGAgctggggtgcaggagggaGATCGGATAGTCAAG gTGAACGGCACAATGGTGACCAACAGCTCTCACCTTGAAGTGGTGAAGTTAATCAAGT CTGGTGCCTACGTCGCTCTGACCCTGCTGggctctccccctccctcagTTGGGCTCTCCAGTTCTCAGCAAGACGTGAGCACGGTGGGGGCTCCCCGCATCacccctgcctgtcccccaccaccacccccatcGCCGCTCCCTCTGCCGCAGCGCATCACCGACCCCAAACCCCTGCAG GACCCTGAAGTCCAGAAGCATGCAACACAGATTCTCCGGAACATGCTGCGACAGGAGGAGGCAGAGTTACAG CGTTTCTACGAGGCGTACAGCCGAAACCCTGCCACGGCAGTGGAGGAGCAGATCGAGGGAGCGCGCCGGCGGGTCAGCCAGCTGCAGCTCAAAATCCTCCAGGAGACTGGGGGCTTCATG GATTCAGGGAGGCTGTGCGGTGACTCTGGCTTGGCCGGTCTCAGGGTGATGGAAG gacGCCTCTCCCTGGACTCACAGGATGGTGACAGCGGGTTGGAGTCCGGGACAGAGCGGTTCCCCTCTGTGAATGAG ATCTCCCTGAACCGCAACTCTGTCCTCTCTGACCACGGCCTGGACAGCCCACGAACCTCCCCGGTCATCACTGCCCGCCTCTTCCAGCACCACCGTCGGCAGGGCTCCGACACTCCCTTCACCCCTTCTGCTGAGCAG GGGTTGGACCGGACAGGACAACCGCTCATCATCGGGCCGGAGGAGGATTATGACCCAGGATATTTCAATAACGAG TGTGACTCCCTCTTCCAGGACCTGGGCAAGCTGAAATCCCGGCCAGCGCATCTGGGGGTCTTCTTGCGCTACATCTTCTCCCAGGCAGATCCCAGCCCCCTG CTTTTCTACTTATGCACAGACGTTTGCCAGCAGACGACCGCCAAGGATTCCCGGGGCTTGGGGAAGGACATCTGGAACATCTTCTTGGACAGGAACGCG ccgcTCCGAGTGAAAGTGTCTGAGCAGCTCCTGGCTGAGATCG AGACTCGCCTGCGGAATGGGGATGATGTCCGAGCTGCCCTCTTTGAAGCTCAGGAGATGGTAATGCCCGAGATACAGGAGCAGATCCAGGACTACAG AACAAAGCGTACCATGGGCCTGGGGAGTCTGTATGGGGAGAACGACCTCTTGGATCTGGATGGGGACCCCCAGAAGGAGCGGCAAGTGGCCGAGAAGCAGCTGGCCCAGCTGGGTGACATACT GTCAAAATATGAAGAGGACAGGAG CTCCCCCATGGCCTTTGCCCTCAGCACGTATATGAACCACACAGGCATCCGCAGCCGGGAGCCCCGGGTGGCCGGCACCAGTGAGAAGGCCCAGTCACTCCCGGACAGGGACAAGTGGTTGCCCTTCTTCCCCAAGACCAAGAAG agcagcagcacaaagaagGACAAGGATGCCATGGAAGACAAGAAACGCAACCCTATCCTCAAGTATATTGGGAAGCCCAAAATCTCCTCTCAGAGCA catttcATGTCCCTTTGTCCCCTGTTGAAG TCAAACCCGGCAATGTGAGGAACATCATTCAGCACTTTGAAAACAACCAGCATTACGAGAGCCAGGAGTCCGGCACCCAGCGTCTCTCCACTGGCAGCTTCCCTGAGGACCTGCTGGAGTCAGATGG TTCCCGTGCTGAGGTCAAACTGGGCCGCTCAGAGAGCTTGAAAGGCCGAGAGGAGATGAAGAAATCCCGGAAAGCAGAAAACGTGCCTCGATCCCGTAGTGATGTGGACATGGATGCTGCAGCCGAGGCCACAAGACTTCACCAGTCGGCATCATCTTCCGCTTCCAGCTTGTCCACAAG GTCGCTGGAAAATCCCACCCCCCCATACACGCCGAAGATGGGACGCAG GAGCATCGAGTCGCCCAACCTGGGTTTTGGCGTGGACACCTTCCTGCCTCATCTCCTGGAGGACGAGCAGGGCCAGCTCTCTGACCTGGAGCCTGAGCTGGACTCCCAGAACTGGCAGCACATGGTCAGCCGGGAGCTGGTGGCCAATCTGCCGCAGAAGGAGATTGACCGACAGGAGGTGATCAATG AGCTCTTTGCCACCGAAGGGTCTCACCTCCGCATCCTCCGAGTCCTCGACCTCCTCTTTTACCAGCGGATGAAGAAGGAGAGCCTGCTGTCCCGGGAAGAGCTGGCGCTCCTCTTCCCCAACCTCCCTGACCTGATAGAAATCCACA ATTCTCTCTCCGAATCCATGAAGAAGCTCCGGGAAGAAGGACCAATCATCAAAGAAATTGGGGATCTCATGCTGTCTCGG TTCGATGGCCTGGCCAAAGAGGAAATCCAGCAGGTCGCTGCTGACTTCTGCTCTTACCAATCCATCGCCTTAGAGCTGATCAAAACCAAGCAGCGCAAGGAGACCCGTTTCCAGATCTTCATGCAG GAAGCAGAAAGCAATCCGCAGTGTCGGCGCCTGCAGCTGAAGGACTTGATCATCTCTGAAATGCAGCGCTTGACCAAGTACCCGCTGCTGTTGGAGAACATCATCAAGCACACCGAgg CGGGTACCTCAGAGCATGACAAGCTGTGCCGAGCCCGGGACCAGTGCCGGGACATCCTCAAGTATGTGAACGAGGCGGTGAAGCAAGCGGAGAACCGGCACCGGCTGGAAGGCTACCAGAAACGCCTGGATGCCACCTCACTGGAGAGGACCAGCAACCCACTGGCAGCCGAGTTCAAG AGCCTGGACCTCACCTCCCGGCGCATGATCCACGAAGGACCGCTCACCTGGCGCATCAGCAAGGACAAGACTGTGG acCTGCACGTGCTGCTCCTCGAGGACCTCttggtgctgctgcagaagcaggatGAGAAACTGGTGCTCAAGTGCCACAGCAAGACGGCACTGGGCTCTTCGGACAACAAGCAGACCTTCAGTCCCGTCCTCAAGCTCAACTCAGTGCTCATCCGCTCTGTTGCCACAG ATAAACGAGccctcttcatcatctgcacGTCAGAGCTGGGACCCCAGATCTATGAACTGGTGGCACTGACGTCCTCCGAGAAAAACAC GTggatggagctgctggaggaggcggTGCAGAGTGCCACAAGGAATGCCACCTTCCCCCCCAAGCGCCGGACGCCAGAACCCACCCGCGCAGCATCCTCCGG CCTGATGTTACAGGACCCCGATGTCTCCCCAATCCTGTCCCGAGGCACCAGCTCTGGAGCAGAGGCAGAGGATTGCTCCTCAG CGGACGACAATCCCACCGTGCTCCTGGGCAGGGAGAAGCCCCCGGTGCTGCTGGAGGAGTCGGTGAGCAGCGAcgtggaggaaggggaggaagagctGCCCGCAGCCCCCTTGCCCACAGGGACTGACCTGGAGGTGGCTGACACCCTCCCAACCAAGCTGCCAGGGCCCCCCATGCGCCTACCACTCCCAGGGCCCGTCAGCATGGAGGGTCTAGCCGAGGCAGCGCTGGAGGATG TGGAGAACCTGCGGCTCCTGATCCTACGGAGGCTTCTGCCCTGCCGGGACGCGGAACCTGAGGACGACCTGACACCCACGCCATCGGTCATCGGGGGTGCCGGCCAGGCCTGGGACTCAGTCCTCTCCAGCCAGGATTCAGCTTCCCAGGAGGTGCTGGCAGAGCCTCCAAACACTGCCGAAGACACAAAGCTCCAGTCGAGCCGGGAGGAGATGGACGAgacagctccagctgctgaggCGCCAAGCAGCTACAAAGTCGTCCGAAAAG CCCAGGTGGAGGGTGCTAAGGAGGCCACGCCCTTGCCAGGCAGCAGCCAATCAGAAACTGAGCTGCAGGAAGGAGGCGGAACTAATGTAGATG GCAACTATTTCTACGTCAGCATGCCTGCAGAACCGCCCCAGCCCCTGGACCCAGACCCCATGCCGCCGCCCAGTCCCCCGCAGGGCTCCCCGCAGGAGGCACCCAcccatcccagccccactgaGGGGTCCCTGGatcccccagctcccctccgTGACGTGGACCTCATCTTCCGCACCATCGAGCAGCTGACGCTGAAGCTCAACAGGCTGAAA GCTGTCGAAACAGCCCACCGGGAGCTGCTGCAGTCCCTGGGACACAGCTCCTCGACCGACGCCACCCCCctggggggctcagccccagagATGGATGGGTGGTCCCAGCAACCCCCCAACCCCGACGGTGACAGCCCCTTGTCTCGTGCCCTCCGGAGCCTTCAGGGCCCCACCACCAACGCCCCAG GCTCTAGAGCCCCCCTCGCCGAGGACCCTGCTCACGATGTCGGACTTTAG
- the ARHGEF11 gene encoding rho guanine nucleotide exchange factor 11 isoform X9, whose translation MSVRPPQALDSSRPGSKRHLPRLSSLSSLGDSSSERRSPGHHRQPSDSSETTGLVQRCVIIQKDQHGFGFTVSGDRVVLVQSVRPGGAAMRAGVQEGDRIVKVNGTMVTNSSHLEVVKLIKSGAYVALTLLGSPPPSVGLSSSQQDVSTVGAPRITPACPPPPPPSPLPLPQRITDPKPLQDPEVQKHATQILRNMLRQEEAELQRFYEAYSRNPATAVEEQIEGARRRVSQLQLKILQETGGFMDSGRLCGDSGLAGLRVMEGRLSLDSQDGDSGLESGTERFPSVNEISLNRNSVLSDHGLDSPRTSPVITARLFQHHRRQGSDTPFTPSAEQGLDRTGQPLIIGPEEDYDPGYFNNECDSLFQDLGKLKSRPAHLGVFLRYIFSQADPSPLLFYLCTDVCQQTTAKDSRGLGKDIWNIFLDRNAPLRVKVSEQLLAEIETRLRNGDDVRAALFEAQEMVMPEIQEQIQDYRTKRTMGLGSLYGENDLLDLDGDPQKERQVAEKQLAQLGDILSKYEEDRSSPMAFALSTYMNHTGIRSREPRVAGTSEKAQSLPDRDKWLPFFPKTKKSSSTKKDKDAMEDKKRNPILKYIGKPKISSQSTVKPGNVRNIIQHFENNQHYESQESGTQRLSTGSFPEDLLESDGSRAEVKLGRSESLKGREEMKKSRKAENVPRSRSDVDMDAAAEATRLHQSASSSASSLSTRSLENPTPPYTPKMGRRSIESPNLGFGVDTFLPHLLEDEQGQLSDLEPELDSQNWQHMVSRELVANLPQKEIDRQEVINELFATEGSHLRILRVLDLLFYQRMKKESLLSREELALLFPNLPDLIEIHNSLSESMKKLREEGPIIKEIGDLMLSRFDGLAKEEIQQVAADFCSYQSIALELIKTKQRKETRFQIFMQEAESNPQCRRLQLKDLIISEMQRLTKYPLLLENIIKHTEAGTSEHDKLCRARDQCRDILKYVNEAVKQAENRHRLEGYQKRLDATSLERTSNPLAAEFKSLDLTSRRMIHEGPLTWRISKDKTVDLHVLLLEDLLVLLQKQDEKLVLKCHSKTALGSSDNKQTFSPVLKLNSVLIRSVATDKRALFIICTSELGPQIYELVALTSSEKNTWMELLEEAVQSATRNATFPPKRRTPEPTRAASSGLMLQDPDVSPILSRGTSSGAEAEDCSSADDNPTVLLGREKPPVLLEESVSSDVEEGEEELPAAPLPTGTDLEVADTLPTKLPGPPMRLPLPGPVSMEGLAEAALEDVENLRLLILRRLLPCRDAEPEDDLTPTPSVIGGAGQAWDSVLSSQDSASQEVLAEPPNTAEDTKLQSSREEMDETAPAAEAPSSYKVVRKAQVEGAKEATPLPGSSQSETELQEGGGTNVDGNYFYVSMPAEPPQPLDPDPMPPPSPPQGSPQEAPTHPSPTEGSLDPPAPLRDVDLIFRTIEQLTLKLNRLKAVETAHRELLQSLGHSSSTDATPLGGSAPEMDGWSQQPPNPDGDSPLSRALRSLQGPTTNAPGSRAPLAEDPAHDVGL comes from the exons CAGCCGACCGGGCAGCAAGAGGCACCTGCCCAG gtTAAGCAGCCTGTCTTCCCTGGGTGATTCGTCTTCAGAGCGGAGGTCTCCCGGGCACCACCGCCAGCCCTCAGACTCCTCCGAAACTACAG gTCTGGTCCAGCGCTGCGTCATCATCCAGAAGGACCAGCATGGCTTTGGCTTCACTGTCAGTGGGGACCGTGTCGTGCTGGTGCAGTCGGTGCGACCAG GGGGGGCAGCTATGAGAgctggggtgcaggagggaGATCGGATAGTCAAG gTGAACGGCACAATGGTGACCAACAGCTCTCACCTTGAAGTGGTGAAGTTAATCAAGT CTGGTGCCTACGTCGCTCTGACCCTGCTGggctctccccctccctcagTTGGGCTCTCCAGTTCTCAGCAAGACGTGAGCACGGTGGGGGCTCCCCGCATCacccctgcctgtcccccaccaccacccccatcGCCGCTCCCTCTGCCGCAGCGCATCACCGACCCCAAACCCCTGCAG GACCCTGAAGTCCAGAAGCATGCAACACAGATTCTCCGGAACATGCTGCGACAGGAGGAGGCAGAGTTACAG CGTTTCTACGAGGCGTACAGCCGAAACCCTGCCACGGCAGTGGAGGAGCAGATCGAGGGAGCGCGCCGGCGGGTCAGCCAGCTGCAGCTCAAAATCCTCCAGGAGACTGGGGGCTTCATG GATTCAGGGAGGCTGTGCGGTGACTCTGGCTTGGCCGGTCTCAGGGTGATGGAAG gacGCCTCTCCCTGGACTCACAGGATGGTGACAGCGGGTTGGAGTCCGGGACAGAGCGGTTCCCCTCTGTGAATGAG ATCTCCCTGAACCGCAACTCTGTCCTCTCTGACCACGGCCTGGACAGCCCACGAACCTCCCCGGTCATCACTGCCCGCCTCTTCCAGCACCACCGTCGGCAGGGCTCCGACACTCCCTTCACCCCTTCTGCTGAGCAG GGGTTGGACCGGACAGGACAACCGCTCATCATCGGGCCGGAGGAGGATTATGACCCAGGATATTTCAATAACGAG TGTGACTCCCTCTTCCAGGACCTGGGCAAGCTGAAATCCCGGCCAGCGCATCTGGGGGTCTTCTTGCGCTACATCTTCTCCCAGGCAGATCCCAGCCCCCTG CTTTTCTACTTATGCACAGACGTTTGCCAGCAGACGACCGCCAAGGATTCCCGGGGCTTGGGGAAGGACATCTGGAACATCTTCTTGGACAGGAACGCG ccgcTCCGAGTGAAAGTGTCTGAGCAGCTCCTGGCTGAGATCG AGACTCGCCTGCGGAATGGGGATGATGTCCGAGCTGCCCTCTTTGAAGCTCAGGAGATGGTAATGCCCGAGATACAGGAGCAGATCCAGGACTACAG AACAAAGCGTACCATGGGCCTGGGGAGTCTGTATGGGGAGAACGACCTCTTGGATCTGGATGGGGACCCCCAGAAGGAGCGGCAAGTGGCCGAGAAGCAGCTGGCCCAGCTGGGTGACATACT GTCAAAATATGAAGAGGACAGGAG CTCCCCCATGGCCTTTGCCCTCAGCACGTATATGAACCACACAGGCATCCGCAGCCGGGAGCCCCGGGTGGCCGGCACCAGTGAGAAGGCCCAGTCACTCCCGGACAGGGACAAGTGGTTGCCCTTCTTCCCCAAGACCAAGAAG agcagcagcacaaagaagGACAAGGATGCCATGGAAGACAAGAAACGCAACCCTATCCTCAAGTATATTGGGAAGCCCAAAATCTCCTCTCAGAGCA CAGTCAAACCCGGCAATGTGAGGAACATCATTCAGCACTTTGAAAACAACCAGCATTACGAGAGCCAGGAGTCCGGCACCCAGCGTCTCTCCACTGGCAGCTTCCCTGAGGACCTGCTGGAGTCAGATGG TTCCCGTGCTGAGGTCAAACTGGGCCGCTCAGAGAGCTTGAAAGGCCGAGAGGAGATGAAGAAATCCCGGAAAGCAGAAAACGTGCCTCGATCCCGTAGTGATGTGGACATGGATGCTGCAGCCGAGGCCACAAGACTTCACCAGTCGGCATCATCTTCCGCTTCCAGCTTGTCCACAAG GTCGCTGGAAAATCCCACCCCCCCATACACGCCGAAGATGGGACGCAG GAGCATCGAGTCGCCCAACCTGGGTTTTGGCGTGGACACCTTCCTGCCTCATCTCCTGGAGGACGAGCAGGGCCAGCTCTCTGACCTGGAGCCTGAGCTGGACTCCCAGAACTGGCAGCACATGGTCAGCCGGGAGCTGGTGGCCAATCTGCCGCAGAAGGAGATTGACCGACAGGAGGTGATCAATG AGCTCTTTGCCACCGAAGGGTCTCACCTCCGCATCCTCCGAGTCCTCGACCTCCTCTTTTACCAGCGGATGAAGAAGGAGAGCCTGCTGTCCCGGGAAGAGCTGGCGCTCCTCTTCCCCAACCTCCCTGACCTGATAGAAATCCACA ATTCTCTCTCCGAATCCATGAAGAAGCTCCGGGAAGAAGGACCAATCATCAAAGAAATTGGGGATCTCATGCTGTCTCGG TTCGATGGCCTGGCCAAAGAGGAAATCCAGCAGGTCGCTGCTGACTTCTGCTCTTACCAATCCATCGCCTTAGAGCTGATCAAAACCAAGCAGCGCAAGGAGACCCGTTTCCAGATCTTCATGCAG GAAGCAGAAAGCAATCCGCAGTGTCGGCGCCTGCAGCTGAAGGACTTGATCATCTCTGAAATGCAGCGCTTGACCAAGTACCCGCTGCTGTTGGAGAACATCATCAAGCACACCGAgg CGGGTACCTCAGAGCATGACAAGCTGTGCCGAGCCCGGGACCAGTGCCGGGACATCCTCAAGTATGTGAACGAGGCGGTGAAGCAAGCGGAGAACCGGCACCGGCTGGAAGGCTACCAGAAACGCCTGGATGCCACCTCACTGGAGAGGACCAGCAACCCACTGGCAGCCGAGTTCAAG AGCCTGGACCTCACCTCCCGGCGCATGATCCACGAAGGACCGCTCACCTGGCGCATCAGCAAGGACAAGACTGTGG acCTGCACGTGCTGCTCCTCGAGGACCTCttggtgctgctgcagaagcaggatGAGAAACTGGTGCTCAAGTGCCACAGCAAGACGGCACTGGGCTCTTCGGACAACAAGCAGACCTTCAGTCCCGTCCTCAAGCTCAACTCAGTGCTCATCCGCTCTGTTGCCACAG ATAAACGAGccctcttcatcatctgcacGTCAGAGCTGGGACCCCAGATCTATGAACTGGTGGCACTGACGTCCTCCGAGAAAAACAC GTggatggagctgctggaggaggcggTGCAGAGTGCCACAAGGAATGCCACCTTCCCCCCCAAGCGCCGGACGCCAGAACCCACCCGCGCAGCATCCTCCGG CCTGATGTTACAGGACCCCGATGTCTCCCCAATCCTGTCCCGAGGCACCAGCTCTGGAGCAGAGGCAGAGGATTGCTCCTCAG CGGACGACAATCCCACCGTGCTCCTGGGCAGGGAGAAGCCCCCGGTGCTGCTGGAGGAGTCGGTGAGCAGCGAcgtggaggaaggggaggaagagctGCCCGCAGCCCCCTTGCCCACAGGGACTGACCTGGAGGTGGCTGACACCCTCCCAACCAAGCTGCCAGGGCCCCCCATGCGCCTACCACTCCCAGGGCCCGTCAGCATGGAGGGTCTAGCCGAGGCAGCGCTGGAGGATG TGGAGAACCTGCGGCTCCTGATCCTACGGAGGCTTCTGCCCTGCCGGGACGCGGAACCTGAGGACGACCTGACACCCACGCCATCGGTCATCGGGGGTGCCGGCCAGGCCTGGGACTCAGTCCTCTCCAGCCAGGATTCAGCTTCCCAGGAGGTGCTGGCAGAGCCTCCAAACACTGCCGAAGACACAAAGCTCCAGTCGAGCCGGGAGGAGATGGACGAgacagctccagctgctgaggCGCCAAGCAGCTACAAAGTCGTCCGAAAAG CCCAGGTGGAGGGTGCTAAGGAGGCCACGCCCTTGCCAGGCAGCAGCCAATCAGAAACTGAGCTGCAGGAAGGAGGCGGAACTAATGTAGATG GCAACTATTTCTACGTCAGCATGCCTGCAGAACCGCCCCAGCCCCTGGACCCAGACCCCATGCCGCCGCCCAGTCCCCCGCAGGGCTCCCCGCAGGAGGCACCCAcccatcccagccccactgaGGGGTCCCTGGatcccccagctcccctccgTGACGTGGACCTCATCTTCCGCACCATCGAGCAGCTGACGCTGAAGCTCAACAGGCTGAAA GCTGTCGAAACAGCCCACCGGGAGCTGCTGCAGTCCCTGGGACACAGCTCCTCGACCGACGCCACCCCCctggggggctcagccccagagATGGATGGGTGGTCCCAGCAACCCCCCAACCCCGACGGTGACAGCCCCTTGTCTCGTGCCCTCCGGAGCCTTCAGGGCCCCACCACCAACGCCCCAG GCTCTAGAGCCCCCCTCGCCGAGGACCCTGCTCACGATGTCGGACTTTAG